Part of the Nitrospirota bacterium genome, GAGATGGTCATGCCGGGCGATAATGTGAGTGTGACGGGTGAGCTGATTAGCCCGATTGCGATGGATCAAGGGCTGCGGTTCGCGGTGCGCGAGGGCGGCAAGACTGTCGGTTCTGGCGTCGTCACCGAAATTCTGGCGTAAACCTGACTGCTGTCGCATGACAGCATGGGAGTATTGAGATGCGAGAGATCATTGATTTAGCGTGCACGATCTGCAAGCAGCGGAACTATTCCACCATGAAGAATAAGAAGAACGATCCGGATCGGCTGGAGCGGAATAAGTTCTGCAAGTTCTGCCGGAAGCACAATGCCCATAAGGAAGTGAAGTAGGCGTAGGTTGCCGGCACAATGGCTGGTCTGCCAGCCGTCGTAGGGGCATGGTGTCAATGGCTAGCACATCGGTCTCCAAAACCGAGAGTCTAGGTTCAAATCCTAGT contains:
- the tuf gene encoding elongation factor Tu (EF-Tu; promotes GTP-dependent binding of aminoacyl-tRNA to the A-site of ribosomes during protein biosynthesis; when the tRNA anticodon matches the mRNA codon, GTP hydrolysis results; the inactive EF-Tu-GDP leaves the ribosome and release of GDP is promoted by elongation factor Ts; many prokaryotes have two copies of the gene encoding EF-Tu) — its product is EMVMPGDNVSVTGELISPIAMDQGLRFAVREGGKTVGSGVVTEILA
- the rpmG gene encoding 50S ribosomal protein L33, whose translation is MREIIDLACTICKQRNYSTMKNKKNDPDRLERNKFCKFCRKHNAHKEVK